From Canis lupus dingo isolate Sandy chromosome 24, ASM325472v2, whole genome shotgun sequence, a single genomic window includes:
- the FAM83D gene encoding protein FAM83D: MAQRREGLDELPASCLSPCGPPNPAELYSEARRLALEELLAGGPDAFEAFLRRERLGRFLSREEVRAVLRAAEGPGRGGAAAGPEDSFGSSLDCSSGTYFPEQSDLEPPPLELGWPAFYRGAYRGATRVEAHFQPRGAGSGGPHGCKDALRQQLRAAREVIAVVMDVFTDIDIFKDLQEISRKQGVAVYILLDQALLSQFLDMCMDLKVHPEQEKLMTVRTITGNTYYARSGTKIVGQVHEKFTLIDGIRVATGSYSFTWTDGKLNSSNLVILSGQVVEHFDLEFRILYAESKPISSKLLSDFQISGRFDHLVDRKPLAKELTLGGLLRLRLARLSSTPKKAELGYEAPAEGKAEARRHDSESSTVSDEDLNGLRDKPEGRRMTEAATQTEPGEEAPAVSRSDVATQASMATACAGTQTMVTTRAATSQTVVRSTSATTQTDVDENVLFSQGTQSKEGSPVSRMSVSRSSSLRSSSSVSSQGSVASSLGSQASSRAADLVPSGHAKFWGTPHLDLCLRDSFRNLNQERQFHFAGIRSRLNNMLSMLSRRTFLTENYLGFHSGNVTRASVNLLAVRDIALYPTYQ; this comes from the exons ATGGCTCAGCGCCGCGAGGGCCTGGACGAGCTGCCCGCCAGCTGCCTGTCGCCCTGCGGGCCGCCCAACCCGGCCGAGCTGTACAGCGAGGCGCGGCGCCTGGCGCTCGAGGAGCTGCTGGCGGGCGGCCCCGACGCCTTCGAGGCCTTCCTGCGGCGCGAGCGCCTCGGCCGCTTCCTGAGCCGCGAGGAGGTGCGCGCGGTCCTGCGGGCGGCcgaggggccgggccggggcggcgcggcggcggggcccgaGGACTCCTTCGGCTCGTCGCTCGACTGCTCGTCCGGCACCTACTTCCCGGAGCAGTCGGACCTGGAGCCGCCGCCGCTGGAGCTCGGCTGGCCCGCCTTCTACCGGGGCGCCTACCGCGGCGCCACGCGCGTCGAGGCGCACTTCCAGCCCCGCGGCGCGGGCTCGGGCGGCCCCCACGGCTGCAAGGACGCGCTGCGCCAGCAGCTCCGCGCCGCGCGGGAG GTGATTGCGGTGGTGATGGATGTTTTCACGGACATTGACATCTTCAAGGACCTGCAGGAAATAAGTCGGAAACAGGGAGTCGCTGTCTACATCCTTCTGGACCAGGCTCTGCTCTCGCAGTTTTTGGATATGTGCATGGATCTGAAAGTGCATCCTGAGCAGGAGAAG CTGATGACTGTTCGGACCATTACTGGAAATACATACTATGCGAGGTCAGGAACTAAGATAGTTGGGCAGGTTCATGAAAAGTTCACGCTGATTGATGGCATTCGAGTGGCTACGGGCTCCTATAG TTTTACGTGGACAGATGGCAAATTAAATAGCAGTAACTTGGTCATCCTGTCTGGCCAAGTGGTTGAACACTTTGATCTGGAGTTCCGAATCCTGTACGCAGAGTCGAAGCCCATCAGCTCCAAGCTGCTCTCTGACTTCCAGATCAGTGGCAGGTTCGACCATCTAGTCGACCGGAAGCCCCTGGCTAAGGAGCTCACGTTGGGCGGCCTGCTGCGCCTGCGGCTGGCCCGGCTCTCAAGCACCCCCAAGAAGGCCGAGCTGGGGTATGAGGCGCCTGCTGAAGGCAAGGCAGAGGCCAGGCGCCATGATTCCGAGTCCTCTACTGTCAGTGACGAGGACCTCAATGGCCTCAGGGACAAACCAGAGGGCAGGAGGATGACCGAGGCCGCCACTCAGACGGAGCCAGGAGAGGAGGCACCAGCAGTGAGCAGGAGTGATGTGGCGACCCAGGCCAGCATGGCCACGGCGTGTGCGGGGACCCAGACCATGGTCACCACCAGGGCCGCGACCTCCCAAACCGTGGTTCGGTCCACGTCAGCCACCACCCAGACTGACGTGGACGAGAATGTTCTCTTTTCTCAGGGCACCCAGTCTAAAGAAGGATCACCAGTATCCAGGATGTCTGTGTCCAGATCTTCCAGCCTGAGGTCTTCCTCCTCTGTGTCTTCCCAGGGCTCAGTGGCCAGCTCACTGGGCTCCCAAGCATCCAGCAGAGCTGCTGACCTCGTCCCCTCTGGACATGCCAAGTTCTGGGGCACCCCTCACTTGGATCTGTGCTTACGAGACTCCTTTAGGAACTTGAATCAAGAGCGCCAGTTTCACTTTGCTGGCATCAGGTCCCGGCTCAACAACATGCTGTCCATGCTCTCCAGGAGAACCTTCCTGACTGAGAACTACCTTGGTTTTCATTCCGGAAATGTTACCAGAGCGTCGGTGAATCTGCTGGCTGTGAGAGATATCGCGTTGTATCCCACCTACCAGTGA